A window of Chryseobacterium shandongense genomic DNA:
GTCTTCAGTATCAGAAGCTTTCAGAGGCATAAGGGCCAACATGAGATTTTTATCTGGGAATGACGCAGGAAGTAAAGTAATTCTCGTAACATCATCCATCGGAGGAGAAGGTAAAACGTATGTTTCCATCAATCTTGCTTCCGTATTGGGGCTGAGTGATAAAAAAACAATTCTTCTCGGGATGGATCTCAGAAAACCAAAAATTTTCGGAGATTTCAGAATTGATAACAAGTACGGTATTTCAAACTATCTTACCGGGGAGGTAGAAATGAGTCAAATCATTAACAAAACAAAAATTCCTAATCTTGATGTGGCCACATCAGGACCAATCCCTCCGAACCCTTCCGAATTGTTGATGAGTGAGCGAAATATCAGTTTTATTCAGGATCTGAAAAGCCTTTATGATTTTATCATTATCGATTCACCTCCGGTAGGGCTTGTCGCAGATTCTTACGAACTCATGAAATATTCTGACACCAACATCTATGTAGTCCGTCACGAATATACCGAAAAATACATGCTCAAAATGATTACTGAAAAGTATCATAATGCGGAAACAGGTAATCTCGGACTCGTTTATAATGACTACAATACGAAGCAGGGATACGGCTACGGATACGGCTATGGCTACGGTTATGGCTATGGTTACGGCTATTTTGATGAAGATAAAAACTACAAAGAACCATTGTTAATAAGAATTAGGAATAAAGTACAGGAAATATTCAATAAAAAATAATACTTTTAAGCCCTCATTAAATGAGGGTTTATCATGATGTTGAATTTTAGTATCTGATAAAAAAAGAATAATTTGTCCACTTTATCGTTTACTTTATAACAAATTATGTTTTTTTGTTTATTTTTAACTAAACATTAAGATTATCATTAATATAAAAATGTTTTATATTTGCAAAAATTAAATTTTAAAATAACCATAAATCCATATTCTTTTATGAATAGAAAATTATTGTTTAGCTTCCTTGCCGCACTAGGAACTGTGGTAAGTGTTAAAGCACAAAGAAACGAACTGGGAGTTCGTCTAGGTATGAGTAACCTAGTTGGGGATATAGGGAGAACGAATTATATTTTACAAAAGCCATTGGATTTAAGTCAAGCGTCGGATTGGGGAGTTCCGTTTTATGGGGGAATTTTATATAGATTTAATTTTAATCCTCATCAGACGGTAAGATTGGATCTGGGATACAACCAGATTCAGTTTAATGACAAAGTTGCCAAAGAAGAATATAGACAAAACAGAAATTCATTCGGGAAAAATAATGTGTATGAAGCAAGTCTTGTTTTTGAATATAATTTCTTCCCGGTAAATAACGAGCAAAAAGGTATGGTAAGCCCGTATATCTTCGGTGGAGTAGGAGCTTTAATGTTTGATGCCCCTAAAGCTACACTCTTTAACGATTTCAGAAGAGATGCAGATGGCGTAGCTCAGGCTCCGATTAATGAGCTTGATTTTACCACAACTGCAGAGTATTCTACAGGAACAAAGACTACGATGCATATTCCTTTTGGAGTAGGCTTAAAGTATAAATTTAATTATAACTGGGCTATTTTTGCTGAAGCGACATTCAGATATACACTGACAGATCAGCTTGATTACAGCAAGATCCTTAGCAAGGATGTTATCTCTACCTACAATGGAGATATTTTAAGCCCCGTTACAGGAGGCTCCCTTCTTCAGACAGATGCTTATTATGTAGTGTCTAAAGAAAGAGAGGCTGCCTTTTTAGGACAAAGAAATATTGGAGATCAGAAGTCTAAAGACTGGATGAATACGGTAAGTTTAGGTTTGACTTATTCGTTCGGAAGACCTCCGTGTTATTGTGATTAATATGTCGTTGATAAAAGATAAAATAGATCCTGATAATTTACCAAAGCATGTTGCGGTTATCATGGATGGTAACGGAAGATGGGCGAAATCCCGTGGCGAAGAAAGAACATTCGGCCACAGAAATGCCATAAATGCCGTAAGAAATGCCATAAATGCATGTAATGAAATACATATTCCGTACCTGACGCTGTATACCTTTTCTTCGGAAAACTGGAATCGTCCTGCTGAAGAAGTAAATACTCTGATGAATTTACTTGTAGAAACCTTGTTACTCGAAGCAGAGGAGATTTTCAGCAAAGGTTTAAGAATGCATGTTATTGGTAATTTGGAAAAACTTCCTCCACTTGTAAAAGATCAGCTGAATCGCGTGGTGGAACTTACAAAAGAAAATACAAAAGGTAATTTGGTACTCGCCATCAGTTATGGTTCACAAAATGAAATACTGAATGCCGTAAAAAACATAAGTGAAGATGTAAAAGAAGGAAAAATAGATGCTGCGGATATTGATGAAAAATTATTTGAAAACTATCTCTACACCAAAGATTTCCCACCAGTTGATTTACTGATAAGAACCAGTGGAGAAATCAGAATCAGTAATTTCCTCCTTTGGCAGATTGCCTATGCAGAACTGCAGTTTTTAGATGTTCTGTGGCCGGACTTTACAAAAGATATTTTCTTTCAGTGTATTGTTGATTATCAAAATAAAGAAAGAAGATTCGGAAAGACCGGCGAACAAATAAAAATCCAGTAAAATTAAGACAAGAAAGACTACGATAAAAATGAAGTTTAGACTATTACCCATCATTATGTTTGTTGCTTCTGCACACTTCTATGGACAGGTAACTCCACAGGATAGCACACAGGTGAATACATCTGTACAAGCGGGAAACCAGGCAGGAACATACACACTGAAAGACATCGTTGTAGATGGGGTTAAAAAATATACACCAGCTCAAATCCTTAGATTTACAGGATTATCGAAAGGTGAGACGGTAGACATTCCGGGACAGAAAATCAGCAATGCCGTAAAAAAACTTTGGGATACTCAATCTTTTTCCGAAGTTGAAGTATACGTGCAGAGTATTGAAGGGGAAACAATTATCCTTAAATTTTATCTGCAGGATCTTAAAGATCTTGGTGAA
This region includes:
- a CDS encoding isoprenyl transferase; translation: MSLIKDKIDPDNLPKHVAVIMDGNGRWAKSRGEERTFGHRNAINAVRNAINACNEIHIPYLTLYTFSSENWNRPAEEVNTLMNLLVETLLLEAEEIFSKGLRMHVIGNLEKLPPLVKDQLNRVVELTKENTKGNLVLAISYGSQNEILNAVKNISEDVKEGKIDAADIDEKLFENYLYTKDFPPVDLLIRTSGEIRISNFLLWQIAYAELQFLDVLWPDFTKDIFFQCIVDYQNKERRFGKTGEQIKIQ
- a CDS encoding DUF6089 family protein; protein product: MNRKLLFSFLAALGTVVSVKAQRNELGVRLGMSNLVGDIGRTNYILQKPLDLSQASDWGVPFYGGILYRFNFNPHQTVRLDLGYNQIQFNDKVAKEEYRQNRNSFGKNNVYEASLVFEYNFFPVNNEQKGMVSPYIFGGVGALMFDAPKATLFNDFRRDADGVAQAPINELDFTTTAEYSTGTKTTMHIPFGVGLKYKFNYNWAIFAEATFRYTLTDQLDYSKILSKDVISTYNGDILSPVTGGSLLQTDAYYVVSKEREAAFLGQRNIGDQKSKDWMNTVSLGLTYSFGRPPCYCD